The Toxorhynchites rutilus septentrionalis strain SRP chromosome 3, ASM2978413v1, whole genome shotgun sequence genome includes a region encoding these proteins:
- the LOC129774086 gene encoding zinc finger protein 37-like — MDQDIQVFDGLSYVPLENSSKYFDQLTDSCEYYDIGGRTYTKLMTGSSMQISNIFETHGKTVNGGMEQHMGTDSVYISPVNTVPQQNLVIPYQQTEGEIGDEQPLQNTFVGNAQSNTMLYAQYLSPDDVSLQYSCLQPGLLTSSSESQYHYGELLSSNSPHNSGYTSMGSILSHENKLEPITTYQQAVANIDAEQPSQNTIVHDYSIQQTMNTDMNNAYGQSLWYTGQGQPIYLVPSTSSSPQSHYEEPLSSNNSPHYDYQQPSTSRMNEVSPGEHSNNNVEAMQPTSMNPIPASDSAPESKQSPKSTSVLRGKPQRSVRRNVVKYSDFQCNICGEYCKSKSGLTQHTKIHAGYEHRCSRCGKHFETQEILDEHIAKHVQTDKPWKCVICPRAYMNKSDLKRHVQDHNPASKPHGCPKCAKRFSRADQRDLHLASHERKEAKLGRKSG; from the coding sequence ATGGATCAAGATATTCAGGTGTTCGACGGTTTGTCCTATGTACCTCTGGAGAATTCATCGAAATACTTTGACCAGCTAACGGATAGTTGTGAATACTATGACATTGGTGGAAGAACGTACACGAAATTGATGACGGGTTCATCTATGCAAATAAGTAACATCTTCGAAACTCACGGGAAAACAGTGAATGGTGGCATGGAGCAACATATGGGAACCGATTCAGTTTACATATCACCTGTGAATACTGTGCCACAACAAAACCTGGTCATCCCGTATCAACAAACCGAGGGGGAGATCGGCGATGAACAACCATTGCAAAACACTTTCGTAGGAAATGCCCAATCAAATACTATGCTGTACGCGCAGTATCTATCGCCCGACGATGTATCACTACAATATAGTTGTCTGCAACCGGGTCTATTAACGTCTAGCTCCGAATCACAATACCACTATGGAGAGCTACTGTCATCGAACAGTCCACACAATTCGGGCTATACATCGATGGGAAGTATCCTGTCGCATGAGAATAAGCTAGAACCAATAACTACGTATCAACAGGCCGTGGCGAATATTGATGCAGAACAACCGTCACAAAATACAATAGTTCATGATTATAGTATACAACAGACCATGAATACAGACATGAACAACGCATACGGTCAAAGTTTATGGTATACAGGACAGGGCCAACCAATTTATCTGGTGCCATCAACATCTAGCTCACCACAATCCCACTATGAAGAGCCGTTGTCGTCAAACAATTCACCACATTACGATTATCAGCAGCCATCAACTTCACGGATGAACGAGGTATCTCCAGGTGAACACAGCAATAATAATGTAGAAGCAATGCAACCTACTTCAATGAACCCCATTCCGGCTTCCGATTCAGCTCCAGAATCAAAACAATCCCCCAAATCGACTTCAGTTCTCAGGGGGAAACCCCAAAGGTCGGTAAGGCGCAATGTGGTCAAATACAGCGATTTCCAGTGCAACATATGCGGTGAATACTGCAAAAGCAAGAGTGGGCTGACGCAACATACAAAAATCCATGCAGGCTACGAACATCGATGTTCTCGATGTGGCAAACACTTCGAAACACAAGAAATACTTGACGAGCATATTGCAAAACATGTTCAGACCGACAAGCCGTGGAAGTGCGTAATATGTCCAAGAGCGTACATGAACAAGAGTGATCTCAAACGCCACGTGCAAGACCACAATCCGGCTAGCAAACCACACGGGTGCCCCAAATGTGCGAAAAGATTCAGTCGTGCCGACCAAAGGGATCTACACTTGGCATCACACGAACGCAAGGAGGCGAAACTCGGCCGAAAATCAGGTTAA
- the LOC129774088 gene encoding zinc finger protein 236-like encodes MDQDIQVFDGLSYVPLENSSKYFDQLTDSCKSYDIGGRTYTKLMTGSSMQISNIFETHGKTVNGGMEQHMGTDSVYISPVNTVPQQNLVFPYQQTEGEIGDKQPLQNTFVGNAQSNTMLYAQYLSPDDVSLQYSCLQPGLLTSSSESQYHYGELLSSNSPHNSGYTSMGSILSHENKLEPITTYQQAVANIDAEQPSQNTIVHDYSIQQTMNTDMNNAYGQSLWYTGKGQPIYLVPSTSSSPQSHYEEPLSSNNSPHYDYQQPSTSRMNEVSPGEHSNNNVEAMQPTSMNPIPASDSAPESKQSPKSTSVLRGKPQRSVRRNVVKYSDFQCNICGEYCKSKCGLTQHTKIHAGYEHRCSRCGKHFETQELLDEHIAKHVQTDKPWKCVICPRAYMNKSDLKRHVQDHNPASKPHGCPKCAKRFSRADQRDLHLASHERKEAKLGRKSG; translated from the coding sequence ATGGATCAAGATATTCAGGTATTCGACGGTTTGTCCTATGTACCTCTGGAGAATTCATCGAAATACTTTGACCAGCTAACGGATAGTTGTAAATCCTATGACATTGGTGGAAGAACGTACACGAAATTGATGACGGGTTCATCTATGCAAATAAGTAACATCTTCGAAACTCACGGGAAAACAGTGAATGGTGGCATGGAGCAACATATGGGAACCGATTCAGTTTACATATCACCTGTGAATACTGTGCCACAACAAAACCTGGTCTTCCCGTATCAACAAACCGAGGGGGAGATCGGCGATAAACAACCATTGCAAAACACTTTCGTAGGAAATGCCCAATCAAATACTATGCTGTACGCGCAGTATCTATCGCCCGACGATGTATCACTACAATATAGTTGTCTGCAACCGGGTCTATTAACGTCTAGCTCCGAATCACAATACCACTATGGAGAGCTACTGTCATCGAACAGTCCACACAATTCGGGCTATACATCGATGGGAAGTATCCTGTCGCATGAGAATAAGCTAGAACCAATAACTACGTATCAACAGGCCGTGGCGAATATTGATGCAGAACAACCGTCACAAAATACAATAGTTCATGATTATAGTATACAACAGACCATGAATACAGACATGAACAACGCATACGGTCAAAGTTTATGGTATACAGGAAAGGGCCAACCAATTTATCTGGTGCCATCAACATCTAGCTCACCACAATCCCACTATGAAGAGCCGTTGTCGTCAAACAATTCACCACATTACGATTATCAGCAGCCATCAACTTCACGGATGAACGAGGTATCTCCAGGTGAACACAGCAATAATAATGTAGAAGCAATGCAACCTACTTCAATGAACCCCATTCCGGCTTCCGATTCAGCTCCAGAATCAAAACAATCCCCCAAATCGACTTCAGTTCTCAGGGGGAAACCCCAAAGGTCGGTAAGGCGCAATGTGGTCAAATACAGCGATTTCCAGTGCAACATATGCGGTGAATACTGCAAAAGCAAGTGTGGGCTGACGCAACATACAAAAATCCATGCAGGCTACGAACATCGATGTTCTCGATGTGGCAAACACTTCGAAACACAAGAATTACTTGACGAGCATATTGCAAAACATGTTCAGACCGACAAGCCGTGGAAGTGCGTAATATGTCCAAGAGCGTACATGAACAAGAGTGATCTCAAACGCCACGTGCAAGACCACAATCCGGCTAGCAAACCACACGGGTGCCCCAAATGTGCGAAAAGATTCAGTCGTGCCGACCAAAGGGATCTACACTTGGCATCACACGAACGCAAGGAGGCGAAACTCGGCCGAAAATCAGGTTAA
- the LOC129774089 gene encoding putative uncharacterized protein DDB_G0286901, whose translation QQQQQQQQQQQQQQQQQQQQQQQQQQQQQQQQQQQQQQQTQTTTTTTNNNNKNKQQQQQQQQQQQQQQQQQQQQQQQQQQQQQQQQQQQQQQQQQQQQQQQQQQQQQQQQQQQQQQQQQQQQQQQQQQQQQQQQQQQQQQQQQQQQQQQQQQQQQQQQQQQQQQQQQQQQQQQQQQQQQQQQQQQQQQQQQQQQQQQQQQQQQQQQQNNNNNNNNNNNNNNNNNNNNNNNNNNNNNNNNNNNNNNNNNNNNNNNNNNNNNNNNNNNNNNNNNNNNNNNNNNNNNNNNNNNNNNNNNNNNNNKMNLPSTKKKKFNEQHNTEVIHRLTLQQQTASVVHEAVDRLEGQLADLKMELSANKNSNLYAVTIKNHITSLIDIAMNNTLENIADYMKSTTSELNRDLSQMREGIQHLGNLSLEIAANINQTPQDSQAEIEILEELRTLSAVIISTGNNVEHMLPPPPESCPSLAEDVRAELTLPINPPFYPPENSELENGAGEFWIQQGYGSQIGLSMMHGNSNNNNNNNNKKKNNNNNNNNNNNNNNNNNNNNNNNNNNNNNNNNNNNNNNNNNNNNNNNNNNNNNNNNNNNNNNNNN comes from the exons caacaacaacaacaacaacaacaacaacaacaacaacaacaacaacaacaacaacaacaacaacaacaacaacaacaacaacaacaacaacaacaacaacaacaacaacaacaacaaacacaaacaacaacaacaacaac caacaacaacaacaaaaacaaacaacaacaacaacaacaacaacaacaacaacaacaacaacaacaacaacaacaacaacaacaacaacaacaacaacaacaacaacaacaacaacaacaacaacaacaacaacaacaacaacaacaacaacaacaacaacaacaacaacaacaacaacaacaacaacaacaacaacaacaacaacaacaacaacaacaacaacaacaacaacaacaacaacaacaacaacaacaacaacaacaacaacaacaacaacaacaacaacaacaacaacaacaacaacaacaacaacaacaacaacaacaacaacaacaacaacaacaacaacaacaacaacaacaacaacaacaacaacaacaacaacaacaacaacaacaacaacaacaacaacaacaacaacaacaacaacaacaacaacaacaacaacaacaacaacaacaacaacaacaacaacaacaa aacaacaacaacaacaacaacaacaacaacaacaacaacaacaacaacaacaacaacaacaacaacaacaacaacaacaacaacaacaacaacaacaacaacaacaacaacaacaacaacaacaacaacaacaacaacaacaacaacaacaacaacaacaacaacaacaacaacaacaacaacaacaacaacaacaacaacaacaacaacaacaacaacaacaacaacaacaacaacaacaacaacaacaacaacaacaacaacaacaacaacaacaacaacaaga TGAACTTACCaagcaccaaaaaaaaaaaattcaacgagCAACACAATACGGAAGTGATCCATCGGCTGACACTGCAGCAACAAACTGCAAGTGTTGTACATGAAGCCGTCGACAGACTTGAGGGTCAGCTCGCCGATTTGAAAATGGAATTGTCCGCAAATAAAAACAGCAATCTCTATGCGGTGACGATAAAGAATCATATTACGTCACTCATTGACATCGCAATGAATAACACTCTAGAGAATATAGCGGATTATATGAAATCAACGACGTCGGAATTGAATCGCGATCTCAGCCAAATGCGAGAAGGAATTCAACATCTAGGGAATTTGTCACTGGAAATAGCGGCAAACATTAATCAAACTCCACAGGATAGTCAAGCCGAAATAGAAATATTAGAGGAATTAAGAACATTGTCAGCCGTTATTATATCAACAGGAAACAATGTTGAACAtatgctaccacctccaccggaGTCCTGCCCCAGCCTAGCTGAGGATGTGCGTGCGGAACTTACTCTTCCAATTAATCCCCCATTTTACCCTCCAGAGAACTCAGAACTGGAGAATGGAGCTGGAGAATTTTGGATTCAGCAAGGATATGGAAGCCAGATTGGTCTGAGTATGATGCACGGCAACTCC aacaacaacaacaacaacaacaacaaaaaaaaaaacaacaacaacaacaacaacaacaacaacaacaacaacaacaacaacaacaacaacaacaacaacaacaacaacaacaacaacaacaacaacaacaacaacaacaacaacaacaacaacaacaacaacaacaacaacaacaacaacaacaacaacaacaacaacaacaacaacaacaacaacaacaacaacaac